The stretch of DNA ATGGACGAGGAGCCCGACGCGGCCGTCTCCCTGCCGCTCGGGGCGGGGAGGCTCACCGCGGGCTGGCTGCCGGGCGACCCGCCGGACGCGGCGGACCTGAGGGCGCTGCGACGCCACACCCGTACCGAGATCGCCCGTATCGTCGGTGAGTTCACCCGGTTCGGCTCCCCCGACCACGTGGTCGCCACGTCGAAGACGTTCCGACAGCTCGCCAGGCTCGCGGGAGCGGCCCGTTCCGCCGACGGGATACACGTACCGCGCGAGTTGAAGCGGCGCTCGCTTGAGGACTGGGTACCGAGGCTCGCGGCGATGACCGTGGAAGAACGGGCGGAGCTGCCCGGCGTCTCGGAGGGCCGCGCGGCACAGCTCCTGGCCGGCGCCATGGTCGCCGAGGGGGTGATGGACCTCTTCGGCACGGAGAAGGCCGACATCTGCCCGTGGGCGCTCCGCGAGGGAGTGATCCTGCGCCGCCTCGACCTGCTCGCGGGCTCAGGCGCGGGGGCGCTCCCTGGAACGGCGACGAGCTGAGCGCGCCGTGGGGCTTTCTGGCCGCGCCCTCTCCGTACGACTCGGCCGTACCCGCTCCGCGTGGGGCCTGCCTGGCTGCACCCGCCTCGCGCGGCTTGGCGGCACCCGCTCCGCGTGGGGCCTGCCTGGCTGCACCCGCCTCGCGCGGGCATGGGCCGGACAGAGTCCGCTCCGCAGGCCACGGCCCCCGCGCACCCCCGGTGCCAGGCGTTTTACGTCAGTCGCCGACAGGCCCGTACGCTGTCTCCCGTGGCAGAACCAGTGGTGCGCGTCCCGGATGCGAAGGTCGCCCTGTCTACGGCCTCGGTCTATCCGGAGTCCACGGCGACGGCCTTCGAGATCGCCGCGCGCCTCGGCTACGACGGCGTGGAGGTCATGGTCTGGACCGATCCCGTCAGCCAGGACATAGAAGCCCTGCGACGGCTCTCCGACTATCACCGCATGCCGGTACTGGCCGTACACGCCCCCTGTCTGCTGATCACCCAGCGGGTCTGGTCCACCGATCCCTGGACC from Streptomyces tsukubensis encodes:
- a CDS encoding Ppx/GppA phosphatase family protein → MRLGVLDVGSNTVHLLVVDAHPGAKPLPAHSHKAELRLAELLDEDGAIGPAGVDSLVTVVQGALQAAEDKGVEDLLPFATSAVREARNADEVLARVGQETGVRLQVLSGEDEARLTFLAARRWFGWSAGKLLVLDIGGGSLEIAYGMDEEPDAAVSLPLGAGRLTAGWLPGDPPDAADLRALRRHTRTEIARIVGEFTRFGSPDHVVATSKTFRQLARLAGAARSADGIHVPRELKRRSLEDWVPRLAAMTVEERAELPGVSEGRAAQLLAGAMVAEGVMDLFGTEKADICPWALREGVILRRLDLLAGSGAGALPGTATS